Proteins encoded by one window of Salarias fasciatus chromosome 1, fSalaFa1.1, whole genome shotgun sequence:
- the lysmd2 gene encoding lysM and putative peptidoglycan-binding domain-containing protein 2, whose product MAEFSPVLPMRDGGGRFAQPIFPRSRSGSESESELSQSLARTKIRSYGSTASVTASLGEKFIEHRVTDSDTLQGIALKYGVTMEQIKRANKLFSNDCIFLKNSLNIPVVSEKRFIFNGLSLESPDGDGETACQDAEAPCIMTQDIEGPTPPPSPPPEESAPPQPPPQPEELSAKDFLHRLDLQIKQSKQAARRLKEEEVRSSEEDYTAPTTSYQEI is encoded by the exons ATGGCGGAGTTCTCGCCCGTCCTGCCAATGCGGGATGGAGGAGGACGGTTCGCTCAGCCCATCTTCCCGCGGTCCAGGTCCGGTTCCGAGTCGGAGAGCGAGCTGTCCCAGAGCCTGGCCCGGACCAAGATCCGGTCGTACGGCAGCACCGCCAGCGTCACGGCCTCTCTGGGGGAGAAATTCATCGAGCATCGGGTTACAGACAGCGACACTCTGCAGGGAATCGCTCTGAAGTACGGTGTAACG ATGGAGCAAATCAAGAGAGCTAATAAGCTGTTCAGCAATGACTGCATCTTCCTAAAGAACAGCCTCAACATCCCCGTGGTGTCGGAGAAGCGCTTCATATTTAATGGACTCTCTCTGGAGTCTCCTGACGGGGACGGCGAGACGGCGTGCCAGGACGCAGAGGCGCCCTGCATTATGACGCAGGACATCGAGGGACCCACGCCCCCACCTTCCCCGCCCCCCGAGGAATCCGCACCCCCTCAGCCTCCGCCTCAGCCGGAGGAGCTATCAGCCAAAGACTTCTTACACAGACTGGACTTGCAGATTAAACAGTCAAAACAAGCTGCTCGCAGGCTGAAAGAAGAGGAAGTGAG gagcagcgaggaggacTACACGGCGCCCACGACGTCATATCAGGAGATATAA